Proteins encoded by one window of Sorex araneus isolate mSorAra2 chromosome 3, mSorAra2.pri, whole genome shotgun sequence:
- the CDC6 gene encoding cell division control protein 6 homolog, translating into MPRTRSQSQATITFPKKKISQTLDKVKLSNDTKRELTNIQATPRSPCEKILPLSPRKRLGDDNLCNTPHLPLCSPPKQGKKENGPPRSRTPKGRRLVFDNQQTVKSPGKTDQTRLSPDKTCSSVQKDQEITKTESACLRLFRQAGTCYQQAKLVLNTAVPDRLPAREKEMDVIRSFLREHICARKAGSLYLSGAPGTGKTACLNRILQDLKDQLKGFKAVLLNCMSLRRAQAVFPAIAQEVCPEGAAQPAGKDMLKKLESSMTAQKGPMIVLVLDEMDQLDSKGQDVLYTIFEWPWLSNSRLVLIGIANTLDLTDRILPRLQAREKCKPQLLNFPPYTKNQIAAILQDRLTQASRDQVLDDAAIQFCARKVSAVSGDVRKALDVCRRAIEIVESDVKSQTLLKPLSDRQSPCESPVPKRVGLAHISQVMSGVDGNRMGVSPAGTPDSFPLQQKILVCSLLLLTRQLRTQEVTLGKLYEAYGKVCRKQQVTAVDQSECLSLAELLEARGILGLKKSKETRFSKVSLKIEEKEIEHALKDRTFIGNILATGLP; encoded by the exons ATGCCTCGAACTAGATCCCAGTCGCAGGCAACGATCacttttccaaaaaagaaaatatcccagACACTGGACAAAGTTAAACTCTCTAATGATACCAAACGAGAACTGACAAATATCCAGGCTACACCCCGTTCTCCTTGTGAAAAAATTCTGCCTCTCAGCCCCAGAAAACGGCTGG GTGATGACAACCTGTGCAACACTCCACACTTGCCTCTCTGTTCTCCGCCAAAGCAAGGCAAGAAAGAAAATGGTCCCCCTCGCTCTCGAACCCCGAAAGGACGCAGATTGGTATTTGACAATCAGCAAACAGTGAAGTCGCCTGGCAAAACCGATCAGACCAGGCTTAGCCCCGACAAAACCTGTTCCTCTGTTCAAAAAGATCAAGAGATTACCAAAACGGAGTCTGCATGTTTGAGGCTATTCCGGCAAGCAG GCACTTGCTATCAACAAGCCAAGTTGGTCCTGAATACAGCTGTCCCGGATCGGCTGCCGGCTAGGGAAAAGGAGATGGATGTCATCAGGAGTTTCCTGAGGGAGCACATCTGTGCAAGGAAAGCTGGAAGTCTTTATCTTTCTGGCGCTCCTGGAACTGGAAAAACGGCCTGTTTAAACCGAATTTTGCAAGACCTCAAG gaccAGCTGAAAGGCTTTAAAGCAGTCCTGTTGAATTGCATGTCCCTGAGGCGCGCCCAGGCTGTGTTCCCAGCCATTGCTCAGGAGGTCTGTCCGGAAGGAGCAGCCCAGCCAGCTGGGAAGGACATGCTGAAGAAACTAGAAAGCTCTATGACGGCCCAGAAGGGCCCCATGAT CGTGTTGGTGCTGGACGAGATGGATCAGCTGGACAGCAAAGGGCAGGATGTGTTGTACACGATATTTGAGTGGCCGTGGCTGAGCAATTCTCGACTGGTGCTGATTG GGATAGCTAATACTCTGGATCTCACAGATAGAATTCTGCCCAGGCTTCAAGCTAGAGAAAAATGCAAGCCACAGCTGCTGAACTTCCCACCGTATACCAAAAATCAGATAGCCGCTATATTGCAGGATCGACTTACGCAG GCCTCGCGCGACCAGGTTCTGGACGATGCTGCGATTCAGTTCTGTGCCCGAAAAGTCTCAGCCGTTTCGGGCGACGTTCGCAAAGCACTGGATGTTTGCAG GAGAGCTATTGAAATTGTGGAGTCAGATGTCAAAAGCCAGACTCTTCTTAAACCACTGTCGGACC GTCAGTCACCCTGCGAATCCCCGGTCCCCAAGCGGGTTGGTCTCGCCCACATATCCCAAGTCATGTCGGGCGTGGATGGGAACAGAATGGGTGTGAGCCCCGCCGGGACCCCCGACTCCTTCCCGCTTCAGCAGAAGATCCTGGTCTGCTCTTTGCTGCTCCTCACCAGGCAGCTGAGAACCCAAGAGGTCACCCTGGGGAAG CTGTACGAAGCCTATGGTAAAGTCTGCCGCAAACAGCAGGTGACGGCCGTGGACCAGTCTGAGTGTCTGTCGCTTGCGGAGCTCCTGGAAGCCAGGGGCATTTTAGGACTAAAGAAAAGCAAGGAGACACGCTTCTCAAAG GTATCCTTGAAGATCGAAGAGAAGGAAATAGAGCACGCTCTGAAAGACAGGACTTTTATCGGAAATATCTTAGCTACTGGATTgccttaa